atttctatagctttttattattgctcgtcaattctgttcggccggactattttgatttgagtttgattaaccttagattatgcgccgagaggtataaatctgatgtttttggtctgtggctattagataggaattatttctagtacgtagcgagagcccgctagttatTCTATCCTAaagaattcataagattcgagagatgcatgttttcctagttatgattgttaattaattgttattgtccattgtccaatcccggtctgtatttatggtgaaccgctgccctagattcccttaatattgttatattccagtttgattatttgccttagcttaatatacaaaccaatccaattctttgttaccagtagtctagattagttaattaatagtagaaagaacattgtttccctgtggatacgatccctgcttcccttgctatatttttagttggtgaacgttaggtttatctttgataggagtgcgatttagcctgtcagatATATATGTCGAACCTGGAAAGGCCGGCAAAGATAAGGGGAAGTCAGTTGGCGGCAAGATCCTGTTACTTGACTGCTTTGAGAACACCGGGAAGAATGGTCCCAGAAGTAAACTTGACTACTGTGCCGGAAAGGCAAGAGGTACACTTGACTACTAAGCCGGCAAGACAAGAACATCTGCCAAAAAAGAAGAACTGCGCAAAAAGAGGTCGAACTGACTTGAACATGGAACACTTTGATGAGAGGCCGGTATCAGCACCAAGACCAATGCCAGATGGTCTGACAGAAAATATCGAGCTGGAGGTTGGAAATATGGATAGAACAGTCGTGATCGGTACAGAAATGGGGAGTGACATGAAGGTCAACCTCATAAGCTTGCTGAGGGAGCACGCGGACATCTTCGCATTCTCAGCGGATGAGATGCCTGGTATCGATCCAGAGATAATGGTCCACCGGTTAAACGCCGATAGAAATGTTAGGCCTGTACGGCAGAAAAAACGTAATTTCTCCACGGAAAAAATGGCAGCGATACAAGAAGAGGTGGATAAACTGCTGGCGGCAGGTTTTATTGAGCCATGTGACTACCCTGAATGGTTGGCAAATGTAGTAATGGTAAAAAAGCCGAATGGGTCAtggagaatgtgcgtagatttcaccaACCTTAACAGGGCATGTCCGAAAGATTTCTACCCACTACCACGGATTGATAGGCTGGTAGACTCTACCAGCGGCCATGCAATGCTCAGTTTCCTAGACGCTTTCTCAGGGTATCATCAGGTCAGCCTGCATAAATCAGACAGGAAGAAGGCGGCTTTTATCACGGATGCAGGAGTTTTCTGTTATAAGGCGATGCCATTCTGGTTGAAAAATGCAAGGGCAACGTATCAAAGGCTGGTCGACAAGGTGTTTGCCGACCAAAAAGGCAGAAACGTGGAGGTCTATGTAGATGACTCTATCGTAAAAAGCCGGAAAGAGGAGAATCATGTTAACGATCTCCGAGAAACTTTTGAAACTTTGAGAAAGTACAGGatgaaattaaacccaaaaaaatgcgtcttcggagtAAGGTCGGGAAAATTCCTGGGTTTCTTGGTCAGCGAGCGTGGCATAGACGCTAGCCCTGAAAAAGTAGAAGCAATCATCAGTCTGCCGCAACCCAAAAGCGTAAAAGACATACAGCGGTTGACAGGAAAAATGGCCGCCTTAAACAGATTTGTGAGCAAGTCGGCAGATAAGCAAATGCCCTTCTTCACAACCTTGCGTCAAAACAAGAAATTCAAATGGGGGCCGGCAGAGCAAGATGCTTTTAAAGCTCTAAAAAGTCACCTAAAGAACCTGCCAACAATAGCAAGGGCAAAAGAAGGCGGAAAATTACAGTTGTACATATCGGCGTCGCCAAAAACAGTTGCAGCAGTGCTGGTAGCCGAAACAGAAAACAAAGGGCAGCAACCAGTATATTTTGTGAGCCATGTGCTAAACGGCCCAGAAACAAGATATACATTGGTGGAAAAAATGGCATATGCAGTCCTCATCGCGGCTAGAAAATTAAGACCATACTTTGATGCGCATACAATCGAAGTGCTAACAAACTTTCCTCTCGAAAAAGCCATCAGCAAGCTAGATACATCAGGCCGGCTGCTAAAATGGGCAATAGAGTTGTCCGAGTTTGACTTGGAATTCCGGCCAAGAACTGCAATCAAAGCCCAGGCATTGGCGGACTTCATAGTTGAAGCGTCATACCAAGAGGATGAAGTACAAGCTGAAGTATGGGATGTGTCAGTGGATGGTTCAGCTGCACAGACAGGCAGTGGGGCCGAAATAATCATGAAATCGCCAACAGGAGACATTTTTGAGTATGCTATAAAGTTTATGTTCAACGCGTCAAATAACGAGGTAGAATACGAGGCAGCCATCGCCGACATCCAAATGTGCCTCGCAGCGTATGCCAAAAGAGTAACACTGACAACAGACTCCCAGCTGGTAGCAAGTCAATTCAGTGGAGAGTATGAGGCAGGTCAAATACCTGGAGAAGTTGAGGTCAGTGTCGGCTTAGCTAGAGAAATTTAGCATTAATCTGGTACCCCGAGCAGAAAATACGCTGGCAGATGCACTATCAAAGttagcaagttcaaatgtcGCCGACTTGAAAAGAGTAGTCATGATGGAAGTCATGAATAAGCGAAGTACGGAGTCGGAGGAAATACGGGTCATGGCCATCACAACTGCCTCAGAATGGTACGATAATATCCAAACATACATACAGACTGGAGCCCTACCAGCAGATTTGGCAGAAGCCAAAAAGACAAAAAGGGACGCGGTTTGGTACATCATCCTGTGGGGACGGTTGTACAAAAAGTCATTTAGCCTGCCATTCTTAAGGTGCCTGACAGCATTCGAGTCAGCAAGGCTGATCGAAGAGATGCACGAAGGAACATGTGGGAACCATGCCGGTGGAAAACCCCTTGCCATCATCTGTCAAAGGCAAGGCTATTACTGGCCAACAATGTTAAGAAGATTGTCGAGCATATGTAAAAAAGTGCGAGAAATGTCAAAAGTTTTCAGCTGTGATAAACTTGCCAGCCAATGATTTGATGCCCATTCTGAACCCAATTCCATTCGCGCaatggggaatggatattgTTGGACCATTCCCAATGGCGGCTAGAGGGCGCAAGTTCTTAATAGTAGCAGTggactacttcaccaagtggatagaagcagagcCGGTAGCAAAAATAACGGCAAACCAGGTGAAAAAGTTCatatggaaaaatataataacaaggTTCGGGCTGCCGCATGCAATAGTTTTTGATCATGGGTCACAGTTTGATTGTGCACCCATACAATGCTTCCTGGGATTATACAGAGTAAAGTTGGCTCACTCGTCAGTATGTCACCCACAGAGCAATGGGCAAGCAGAGGCGGCGAATAAGCAAATCCTGGCTGCGCTGAAAAAGAAGCTAGAAGACTGTAAAGGCAAATGGGCAGATCTTATGCCAGAAATTTTGTGGTGCAACAGAACTGCTATCAAGGAGGCTACCGGCGAGAGTCCGTTTAAGTTAAGCTTCGGATCTGAGGCAGTCATACCGGCAGAAATGGCTCTGCCAACCATGCGAATCCAGCATTACGATGAGGAAAGAAACGATCAGCTGCTGCGACATCAGTTGGATTTCATGCCAGAAATCCGCATGAAAGCAGAAATCAGTTCGGCAGCATACAAAAGCAGAATGAGCAAAGcgtacaacaagaaagtgaaACACCGGCCTCTAGGAGTAGGAGACCTGGTACTGCGAAGAACGGCGGCAACAGGAAAAGGAAATGCTCAAGGAAAGCTGACAGCtaattgggaaggaccataccagaTATGGGAGGAAATTGTTCCTGGATCATACCGGTTAATGCAAATGGATGGTACCGCGCTCAAAAACTCCTGGAACGCCAGTACTCTGAGAAAGTACTATGTTTGAAAAAACTGTAATGATGATGTATGAGCAGACTGATTGAAATAGCAGTCTGCATTTTGCTGTTATGTATAATTAGGGCGGTCCTCACATACGACAAGTCCATAATTGAAGgaagaaaaaagcaaaaaacaaacgCTGCATAAATCAACACGCAAAGGTAATGTATGAATGTGATCAGTAGCTGTAAAGAAATTAAATGTcgtatgggcactttactgtgaagcgtagcagtccataataagttgatgtgataagtaactttggagaaaataaatgccgttaaggggcaccctattgtgaagcgtagcattcaacgaagtgtatggatgtgatcagtagctgtaaagaaaataaatgccgtaaggggcactttactgtgaagcgtagcagtccataataagtt
This genomic stretch from Spinacia oleracea cultivar Varoflay chromosome 3, BTI_SOV_V1, whole genome shotgun sequence harbors:
- the LOC110777072 gene encoding uncharacterized protein, producing MSFAQRDREPLRDYLTRFNNESITIPNLQQEVAVLALMRGMQECEFKKYLSRKSYTNLGDVLHKANEYIRGDEMMKISNVVVATGGNVGYNPGYNPQAGKGGNNFHQNNNQQGASQRNQNNRNANPQGQRPRQDRRESRGLFDNYTPLNTPRTAIYNINNKMDGWRRPPPMQSRERNVKKFCDFHNEHGHLTEDCRDLKDNIEDMVRKGYFSQYRARQGNGNNNSVGGNPAYSYRPQQQNQQQYPRIEQPYQPPRIEQKQPETSARAEQRDGGKKPPVYVISGGPVHGGTISGASRSLEEHRHMVNYHNTRVWPNPPSIPVMTFSESDCRGIIFPHDDPLVLTIDIANADVNRVLVDGGSSANIIFWEAFKQLHIPEDELQRVNYPVIGFSRSTVYPEGSIRLPVKIGEGSEMRDLMECDLACQIYMSNLERPAKIRGSQLAARSCYLTALRTPGRMVPEVNLTTVPERQEVHLTTKPARQEHLPKKKNCAKRGRTDLNMEHFDERPVSAPRPMPDGLTENIELEVGNMDRTVVIGTEMGSDMKVNLISLLREHADIFAFSADEMPGIDPEIMVHRLNADRNVRPVRQKKRNFSTEKMAAIQEEVDKLLAAGFIEPCDYPEWLANVVMVKKPNGSWRMCVDFTNLNRACPKDFYPLPRIDRLVDSTSGHAMLSFLDAFSGYHQVSLHKSDRKKAAFITDAGVFCYKAMPFWLKNARATYQRLVDKVFADQKGRNVEVYVDDSIVKSRKEENHVNDLRETFETLRKYRMKLNPKKCVFGVRSGKFLGFLVSERGIDASPEKVEAIISLPQPKSVKDIQRLTGKMAALNRFVSKSADKQMPFFTTLRQNKKFKWGPAEQDAFKALKSHLKNLPTIARAKEGGKLQLYISASPKTVAAVLVAETENKGQQPVYFVSHVLNGPETRYTLVEKMAYAVLIAARKLRPYFDAHTIEVLTNFPLEKAISKLDTSGRLLKWAIELSEFDLEFRPRTAIKAQALADFIVEASYQEDEVQAEVWDVSVDGSAAQTGSGAEIIMKSPTGDIFEYAIKFMFNASNNEVEYEAAIADIQMCLAAYAKRVTLTTDSQLVASQFSGEYEAGQIPGEVEVSVGLAREI